A segment of the Yersinia rochesterensis genome:
TTGAAAGTAAATTAACCGTAGCCGATTGAATTACCGGCACCATCGCGATAACTTTCTTAATATCATTATCATCACCGGTTGCCATACCTAATTCCAACTGTAGGTAGCGCTCGGCTTTAGTATCTTTCAGCGTGATAATCATGTTTTTAATTTCAACAAACTGAACTGATTTATTACCACGAACAAAAGATTTACTGATAGCGACGGGCTTATTTTTTAATTCATCCCAAATAGCATCATGATATTTTACCGCTACGGCAATCAGTGCAATTAATAATAGGGAGCCCCACACTTTCATTGAAAATGTTTTTTTCTGGGTGTTCATTTATAGTCCTTTATACGGTGATGAGGAGCGTACCGTCGTCGGCGCTCATATTCTCTTGAGCCTCAATATGACGTGCTGCCAAAATATCGGCATGCGCCTGTTGGTTCTGCTGCTGTCGTTGCTGTTGCTGGCTATTCGCCGATATTTGTACCTCTACAGCAGCACTATTTTGCCCGGTTAATGTTTGCCGTAACTCCGCACAGCTCTGTTGCAATGCCCGATAAACATCCCCCTGACTTGCATTGATATGAACCTGTAATTTTCCTCCTTCCATATGCACTGAGATATCAATCTTACCCATATCCGGTGGGTCTAGCCGAATAGTGGCATGTTGTACCTTATTCTCAACCTGCATTTGCAGGCGCTCACCGAGCACATTATGTAACTGTTGCGGCCACTCTTTCTGGTTAGCCACTAATGTCAGTTGACTCTCCACCCGAGGGGCGGCCACTTCAGCACTGTTATTAGTAATATGACTCAGAATTGTGGGGATAACCGCACTGATTCCCTCTGGCATAATCCGGTTAAGAAGCAAACTTTCCCCTACTGGCACTGCCGGTTGAGCCGTAATATCCAATCGCGGGCTAATCAATTTCAGCAGATTCATCAGTGGTGATGAATTATCTGATGCCGGTTGGCCCACTATTTGATGACTATCAACCGCAGGTGCAAAAGGCACAGTGACGGTGGGTTGTACACTTTGCACTGGCGTGTCCTGCCGATGAAATTGCAGCAATACATCAAGCAGTTGCTGGTTCTGTTCATCAGTCGGCGGCAGCACGCCCGCAGCATCCGCACCCAAATTGCCATCAAATTTAGTGATCAAATCCATCACTACTGATGGCCGTAAAGAAATAGGTTGATGGGGTACCCATGCTTGTGACAATACCTCATCAAATCCTGCCAGATGATCAATGCCGCCCTCTTCCGCATTACCCGCGATGGGCGAATTCCCTACATCCACCGCCAGTTGACTACCCGCCTGAGCAAAACCCGTTAATGTGATCACCTTGCCTCCTCTTGTTGCGCCATATCCTCATAAGCGGAAATCGCCATGGTGGCGTAGGCGGTGATACCTACTTGCGCTGCTCTCTGACGGGCTATTTCATCTTTTAGCTGGTGCTTTTGCAGACCACAATATTCATAGGCCCGCTGATATATTTCCTTTAAGCGCAGCATCGCCGACTGCTGTTCCAATGAGAACGAACTCTCAGAGCGCTCGGCCAGCCACTGAACCACGCGGCTATCTACTGCCTCTATTTGCTCCCAATCTTGTTGCCCAATAGCCAAATCCAGGGTGGCAATACATTCATTAATTAACAATAAATCATTCATTAGCTCTCCTGGTTTGCTTCCCAACCTGAACGTAGAGTGGCTAATATCTTTTCCACTTCATCAATATATTCCAGTGACATTTTGATACTGGCGTCATACAACCGATAGACACAGTGGCTATATAAGCTGGCCGTACTGTTGGCCAGCTCCCCGCCATTAGCAAAATCCAATGAACCGGTCAGCGCGTTTAATACATCAATACATTTATTGATGCTGGTGGCTTTATGCTCATAACGTTTAGCCTCAATATGCCCTCTGGCCCGAACCAACTCGTCCATTAAGCCATTGAACATAATCAACACTAATTGCTGTGATGTTGCTGCTGCCGTTTGAATACCAATATCCGCTGACTGGTAATCATGAAAATTCTGATCCAATAACATTAAAATCTCGCCTGTTGATCAAACATATCCATGGTGCTTTGCATCTTATCCATCATTTCATTCAGGCGATTGAATTTGAGTAAATTGGTTTTTAATACTCGCGCATAACTGTTCTCCAACCCTTCCTTGGTTCTTTCCAGTGATGTTTTGCGCATTGCCAACATCTCTGAACGCACTTTTAGTGAGCCGTCACTGGCATTCAAATAAGGGTCTAACGCTTTATCCAGCTTATTGATTAGCCCATCGGGGCCGCTCATCAAATCAGTTATTAGTGTTGGCGAGGTCTTCAGTATTTCCGTTAATTTTTTGCTGTCTAACTTCAAATCACCATTACGATCAAATGACACCCCAATCATGCCAAGGGTTTTACCACCATAGAGTTTGCCGACCAGGCTATTTAAATTTTGCTTTAACGCGGTGGACAATGAATCGCTATTATTATTTGAACTGACCGCAGATTTAGCGCTATTAAAAGCATCAATAAATTTCTTTATTTGCGTTTCTGTTTGCGCCGGTTCGACTTCAATCTTCACTTCCAGCAGTGGGTCACCCGCCTTTTGCACTTTAACCAGCTCAATGGTCACCCCATCAATGACTTTATCCAGGGTGTTACTGCTACTTTCCACTTTTAAATTGTTGCTTTTATCGCCGATATACACCACAGAATCTTGTGCGGAAGAAAGTTCCTTCTCATTACCGGCAACAAAAATTGCTGGCCGCGGAGTATCGAACTTAATTTCATTCTCCTTACCGCTCTTATCACTGGTCAGTAACAGAATATTCTGCCCATTACTGCGCACCACTGAGGCAGTAACACCCGGGTTATCCTTAGCGTGATTAACGGCATGAGCCAAATCTGTCAGGGTATCAACGCCCTTCAGTTCAACACTAAAAGATTGACCATTGACGGTTAACGCCAGTGGATTCTGCTCAGTTTTAACCTTGTCATCTGTCAGACCGGTATAGGCCAGTTGATGAGCACTAGCTAATTTCTCAACAAAAAATGAATAAGTGCCTTTAAGCGCTTTTTCATTGGCGCTAATCGTGGCGACTTCTTTTATGCTGGTGCTGGTTTTATTTTTCAGTAAACCTTCTTCGACTTTACTTAAATCCTTTAATGCATCACGAAAAGTACTTAAGCCCGACTTTTGTTTATCCAATGCCGTTTGCTGCGTTTTTAATTGCTGCTCTAGCTTATGTTGCTTTTCTTTTCTTTTGGCGAACAGATCTTGGGTAACCTGTTTGCTCAATGCATCTACATCAATTCCCATTTGCGTTTCCCCGATAATTTTTTTATGCAACCCACTTCAGGATAGAGCGGTTAATACCCTCAACTATCTACAGTTTAGCAATAGTCATGCCAATGTTTATTTGATTGATTTATATGACTATTATTTTAATCATGGAAGAGTTTCTTCCTTATTACTCTCAAGGGGAAGCAAATTGCGGCCAAAAAAATACCGCCATAATCAGCGGTATTTTCGAGTAACAAAAATGATTAGAACAACTGTGCAACCATCTGACCCATTTGGGTATTTTTGGACAGCGCTTTAATACCGCTGTTCATCAGCAACATTGCGGTGTTTTGTGCAGTAGAAGCGGCAACAGCATCAGCATTCATAATTGAATCTTTAGCCGCCATATTCCCATCACGCATATTGGTCAGGTTGTCGCTGGAATAACCCAGACGGTTAATACCTGCCGCCAGAGACGCGGTTACTGAGCTGTAGCTACCAATGGCTTTGGTCAGTGTAGTAATGGCTTCTTGGGCATTTTTAGTATCATCCAAATTCAGTGAAGCAATACCGGCAGAACGATAGCGAGAATCGTGATCCTTGATATTTTGCAGTTTAGACTCAGCGTCTGCCAGTTCCGCTTTCGGTGCATCCAGCCCTACAACCGCCAATTCGACAACTTGGTCATTAGTTAACTTTTCGCCAAGAACGATATCTTTTGGGCTAGTAATAGCAGCAACATTAGCTACAACATTTTTACCTAAAGACGCTGCGTTTGCAGCGTCCCACACTACAGTCGCATGGCCTTGGTTACCAAAAGCGGCTTTATCAAGAGAGGGTGCAGTATTCTTTGCGGTAATGAATGCCGAGTCAAAAGCTTGTTCTGCGGTTTTAACCGCTGTTTCTGCAGTAGTGACAGCCGCAGTTTTAGTTACGATCTCGGCTTCTGCATCACCTACAACTTTCTCGATAGTATTAGCAGTAGCACCTGTATCACCGATAGTTGCAGTCCCTGCAACCGTTTCCATCAAACCTTTCACGCCTTTTGAAAGGTCAATTTCAATCACATCAGTAGCGCTGGCACCGGTCTGGAAAGTCAGTTTGCCATCTAATTTACCACCGCTGGCAAACAGGGTACCGTCACCAAAGGTGGTTTTATCCAGTGTAGACTTCAATTCTTCGCCCAGTGACTTAAATTCCGCGTTCAGCGCGGCACGGTCTTGAGCACCATTGGTGGCGTTAGCTGCTTGGGTTGCCAGCTCTTTCATCCGGTTCAGGATACCGTCGGAACCGGCCAGTGCGCCGTTAGCCGCTTCCAGCATCGCGGAGCTTTGTGAATTGTTACGCAGTGCCACATTCTGGCCAGTGATAGCAGCATTCAGGCCAGCAGCAATTTGTGAACCCGCAGCATCATCTTTGGCACTCAGGATACGCAGGCCAGTAGACAATTGGCTGGTAGACTTGTTGTACATGCTCTGTGATTTGTTCAGTGCTTTAGCAGCGATGAAAGCTTGTGACTGGTCGTTGATGCTTAATCCCATGATAATTTTCTCTATTTGGCGAGAGCTACCTATTAGCTCCCTGCCGGTATCTGAGAAAAGCGTCACCGTCACCTGTAAAATTAAATATGAAATTAAAAAAGATAAAATAGTGAAATGAAATTATATTGGCAAGGTAAAAGGCTAATATTGACACGCGCAGATTAGACGACACTATTAATTTTAAAATTAAATTAATATCCTTTCTTTATGACTATTTATTCAATATTGGTCATTAAATTATTCAATTCGCTACAATTCCGATACTGCCTCATTTTGTTTGTCTTGCTCATAAACACGTAATTTTATATGATGCGCTCCAGTTTAATGGGGGGGGTAAGATAATAAATTTGATAGTACAGCAGCATTCTACACAAATATTTTAATTGAGATCAGTACTATACGGATAAAAATTTTTACTCTAGGTAGATTTTGGTATGCTATTTATCGTTAATGACTAAATAACCTTAACTTTATAATGGTCATCTGCTTCCTCAGATTATTCCTGCGAACATTAAAATGAAAAAGTGCCAATATATTGTTAATAAATGGTCTATTGACCTCTCATCCGGTTTT
Coding sequences within it:
- a CDS encoding flagellar basal body-associated FliL family protein, with protein sequence MNTQKKTFSMKVWGSLLLIALIAVAVKYHDAIWDELKNKPVAISKSFVRGNKSVQFVEIKNMIITLKDTKAERYLQLELGMATGDDNDIKKVIAMVPVIQSATVNLLSNMDYQAVRNTSIVDLRRQLMNEYKKDFEKLNEPMPFDDVVISRMVFQ
- a CDS encoding flagellar hook-length control protein FliK; amino-acid sequence: MITLTGFAQAGSQLAVDVGNSPIAGNAEEGGIDHLAGFDEVLSQAWVPHQPISLRPSVVMDLITKFDGNLGADAAGVLPPTDEQNQQLLDVLLQFHRQDTPVQSVQPTVTVPFAPAVDSHQIVGQPASDNSSPLMNLLKLISPRLDITAQPAVPVGESLLLNRIMPEGISAVIPTILSHITNNSAEVAAPRVESQLTLVANQKEWPQQLHNVLGERLQMQVENKVQHATIRLDPPDMGKIDISVHMEGGKLQVHINASQGDVYRALQQSCAELRQTLTGQNSAAVEVQISANSQQQQRQQQNQQAHADILAARHIEAQENMSADDGTLLITV
- the fliS gene encoding flagellar export chaperone FliS, with product MLLDQNFHDYQSADIGIQTAAATSQQLVLIMFNGLMDELVRARGHIEAKRYEHKATSINKCIDVLNALTGSLDFANGGELANSTASLYSHCVYRLYDASIKMSLEYIDEVEKILATLRSGWEANQES
- the fliD gene encoding flagellar filament capping protein FliD translates to MGIDVDALSKQVTQDLFAKRKEKQHKLEQQLKTQQTALDKQKSGLSTFRDALKDLSKVEEGLLKNKTSTSIKEVATISANEKALKGTYSFFVEKLASAHQLAYTGLTDDKVKTEQNPLALTVNGQSFSVELKGVDTLTDLAHAVNHAKDNPGVTASVVRSNGQNILLLTSDKSGKENEIKFDTPRPAIFVAGNEKELSSAQDSVVYIGDKSNNLKVESSSNTLDKVIDGVTIELVKVQKAGDPLLEVKIEVEPAQTETQIKKFIDAFNSAKSAVSSNNNSDSLSTALKQNLNSLVGKLYGGKTLGMIGVSFDRNGDLKLDSKKLTEILKTSPTLITDLMSGPDGLINKLDKALDPYLNASDGSLKVRSEMLAMRKTSLERTKEGLENSYARVLKTNLLKFNRLNEMMDKMQSTMDMFDQQARF
- a CDS encoding flagellin — protein: MGLSINDQSQAFIAAKALNKSQSMYNKSTSQLSTGLRILSAKDDAAGSQIAAGLNAAITGQNVALRNNSQSSAMLEAANGALAGSDGILNRMKELATQAANATNGAQDRAALNAEFKSLGEELKSTLDKTTFGDGTLFASGGKLDGKLTFQTGASATDVIEIDLSKGVKGLMETVAGTATIGDTGATANTIEKVVGDAEAEIVTKTAAVTTAETAVKTAEQAFDSAFITAKNTAPSLDKAAFGNQGHATVVWDAANAASLGKNVVANVAAITSPKDIVLGEKLTNDQVVELAVVGLDAPKAELADAESKLQNIKDHDSRYRSAGIASLNLDDTKNAQEAITTLTKAIGSYSSVTASLAAGINRLGYSSDNLTNMRDGNMAAKDSIMNADAVAASTAQNTAMLLMNSGIKALSKNTQMGQMVAQLF